The following are encoded together in the Pseudoalteromonas piscicida genome:
- the rsxD gene encoding electron transport complex subunit RsxD, with translation MKLTMASSPHNHSHKSVNKIMMTVMAACIPGILVQTYYFGFGVLIQLALALITASLAEALVLKLRGRAIWPSLSDGSAWLTAVLLAISIPPLAPWWITVIGAFFAIAIVKQLYGGLGFNLFNPAMAAYVLLLISFPVQMTSWSPIQALTLESLSFVDQLAMIFTESTSQGVTLDVWRAGVIDGATGATPLDSVKTAVSQGLTINEAMSNQGFGALAGLGWQYVNLAFLLGGLYLLKAKVINWHIPAAFIASLGLASAVGYIIAPESEPGTLFHLLSGGAMLGAFFIATDPVSASTTNLGRLIYGAAIGFTVYVIRQFGGYPDAVAFAVVIMNMAVPLIDHYTQPRTYGHGAKS, from the coding sequence ATGAAACTAACCATGGCCTCATCCCCGCACAATCATAGCCATAAGTCGGTCAACAAAATCATGATGACCGTCATGGCAGCCTGTATTCCCGGGATCTTAGTCCAAACCTACTATTTTGGATTTGGTGTATTGATCCAGTTGGCTTTGGCGCTTATTACCGCAAGCCTTGCTGAAGCGCTAGTGCTAAAGCTAAGAGGTCGAGCGATATGGCCCAGCCTCAGCGACGGCAGTGCTTGGCTCACCGCTGTGCTGCTGGCCATCAGTATTCCGCCGCTAGCCCCTTGGTGGATAACCGTCATTGGTGCATTTTTTGCCATCGCTATTGTAAAACAGCTATACGGTGGCCTTGGCTTTAATCTTTTCAACCCGGCCATGGCGGCCTATGTATTATTGCTGATCTCCTTCCCTGTACAAATGACTTCGTGGTCACCTATTCAAGCACTCACGCTAGAGTCGCTCAGCTTTGTCGACCAACTCGCGATGATCTTTACCGAGTCCACCAGCCAAGGCGTCACACTTGACGTATGGCGTGCGGGCGTGATTGACGGTGCGACAGGTGCAACGCCATTAGACTCGGTAAAAACCGCTGTATCACAAGGCTTAACCATTAATGAGGCGATGAGTAACCAGGGTTTTGGAGCGCTTGCGGGACTTGGTTGGCAATATGTTAACCTCGCCTTTTTGCTAGGTGGTCTTTATCTGCTAAAAGCCAAAGTGATCAACTGGCATATTCCAGCGGCCTTTATTGCCAGTCTTGGCCTTGCTAGCGCAGTTGGCTATATCATTGCCCCAGAATCAGAGCCAGGCACCCTATTCCACTTGTTAAGTGGCGGCGCTATGCTTGGTGCCTTTTTTATTGCCACCGATCCGGTGTCGGCCTCCACCACTAACTTAGGTCGCCTGATTTACGGCGCGGCAATCGGCTTTACTGTCTATGTTATTCGTCAATTTGGTGGCTACCCAGACGCCGTTGCATTTGCAGTTGTGATCATGAATATGGCAGTGCCACTTATCGATCATTACACTCAGCCTCGTACCTATGGTCATGGAGCAAAATCATGA
- the rsxG gene encoding electron transport complex subunit RsxG, translated as MIIQSMQKNGLILAAFALATTGAVALINDLTKDKIASQEQQHLMQLLSQVIAADKYDNTLYLDCTTSNALELGPGGPHTIYRARLNGEPSALLVRHITPKGYSGNIDVLTAIDRQGLISGVRVTRHEETPGLGDKVELAKSAWVTTFNGVQVEGETDPKMNVKKDGGQFDSFTGATITPRAVVTSVNQAAWFAKTHFDALFNAPNTCEVSQ; from the coding sequence ATGATAATTCAATCGATGCAGAAAAATGGCCTCATCCTCGCAGCATTTGCACTGGCAACAACAGGAGCGGTCGCACTGATTAATGACCTCACCAAAGATAAAATTGCCAGCCAAGAGCAGCAACACCTGATGCAACTACTTTCTCAGGTGATTGCAGCAGATAAGTACGACAATACTCTGTATTTGGATTGCACCACCAGCAACGCCTTAGAACTCGGCCCAGGCGGCCCACACACCATTTACAGAGCCAGACTCAATGGCGAACCCTCAGCCCTGTTGGTGAGACATATCACCCCAAAAGGCTACAGTGGCAATATTGATGTCTTAACCGCTATCGATAGACAAGGTCTGATCTCAGGCGTGCGTGTAACGCGCCATGAAGAAACCCCAGGACTTGGTGATAAGGTAGAACTGGCAAAATCGGCTTGGGTAACGACTTTCAACGGCGTTCAAGTTGAAGGTGAAACAGACCCTAAAATGAATGTGAAAAAAGACGGCGGTCAATTTGATTCATTTACCGGCGCAACCATAACCCCACGCGCTGTGGTAACCTCGGTAAATCAGGCCGCATGGTTTGCCAAAACTCATTTTGATGCGCTATTTAACGCGCCTAATACTTGCGAGGTGTCGCAATGA
- a CDS encoding electron transport complex subunit E, producing MSQLKSLFQEGTWQNNPALVQLLGLCPLLAVTSTVTNALGLGIATLLVLVGSNFTVSVVRNWVPKDIRIPVFVMIIAAFVTVIQLLMNAYTFGLYQSLGIFIPLIVTNCAIIGRAEAFASKNSPLLSVWDGLMMGLGFALVLFVLGAMRELIGQGTLFDGAELLLGNWASVLRIEIFSFDHQFLVAILPPGAFLGLGFLIAAKNIIDAQLKAKAAPTAEEVKGPRARVTNLN from the coding sequence ATGAGTCAGTTAAAATCGCTCTTTCAAGAAGGTACATGGCAAAATAACCCAGCACTGGTACAGCTTTTAGGACTGTGTCCGCTCCTCGCGGTGACTTCAACAGTGACCAACGCATTAGGGCTTGGTATTGCCACACTACTGGTACTGGTTGGTTCTAACTTTACCGTATCTGTGGTGAGAAATTGGGTGCCAAAAGACATTCGTATCCCCGTGTTTGTGATGATCATCGCCGCCTTTGTTACGGTTATTCAACTACTCATGAACGCTTATACCTTTGGTCTGTATCAATCCCTTGGCATATTTATTCCGTTGATCGTGACCAATTGCGCCATTATTGGTCGTGCCGAGGCATTTGCTTCGAAGAATAGTCCGCTGTTATCCGTTTGGGATGGTTTAATGATGGGACTGGGTTTTGCACTGGTGCTATTTGTACTGGGTGCAATGCGCGAACTCATTGGTCAAGGAACACTATTTGATGGTGCCGAGCTACTCCTTGGCAACTGGGCAAGTGTATTGCGCATTGAGATCTTCTCATTCGATCATCAATTTTTAGTTGCAATCCTGCCACCGGGCGCCTTTTTGGGCCTTGGTTTTTTGATTGCCGCTAAAAACATTATCGACGCTCAGCTCAAAGCTAAAGCAGCGCCAACAGCCGAAGAAGTAAAAGGCCCAAGAGCACGGGTCACTAACTTAAACTAG
- the nth gene encoding endonuclease III, giving the protein MNKQKRIEILTRLRDENPHPETELEYSSPFELLVAVTLSAQATDVGVNKATRKLFPVANTPEKILELGLEGLRDYIKTIGLFNSKANNVYKMCQILVDKHGSEVPENREALEALPGVGRKTANVVLNCAFGWLKDNEGRYFLAVDTHIQRLANRTGYAKGKTVEQTEQDIIKKTPNKREFMFNLHHWFILHGRYVCTARKPKCGSCIIEDLCEYKEKTED; this is encoded by the coding sequence ATGAATAAACAAAAACGTATAGAAATACTCACGCGACTCAGGGACGAAAATCCGCACCCTGAAACTGAGCTAGAATACTCGTCACCATTCGAGCTTTTAGTTGCCGTTACCCTCTCAGCACAAGCCACCGATGTTGGGGTAAACAAAGCGACACGCAAACTATTCCCTGTTGCCAACACACCAGAAAAGATCCTTGAGCTTGGCCTTGAGGGCTTAAGAGACTATATCAAAACCATTGGTTTGTTTAATTCAAAAGCTAATAACGTCTATAAAATGTGTCAGATCCTCGTCGACAAACACGGCTCCGAAGTTCCTGAAAACCGTGAAGCACTAGAGGCGCTGCCAGGTGTCGGCCGAAAAACCGCAAACGTAGTTTTAAACTGCGCTTTTGGCTGGCTAAAAGATAACGAAGGTAGATACTTTTTAGCAGTTGATACTCATATCCAACGCCTTGCAAACCGTACTGGTTACGCCAAAGGCAAAACGGTTGAGCAAACTGAGCAAGATATCATTAAGAAGACCCCCAATAAGCGTGAGTTTATGTTTAACCTGCACCACTGGTTCATTCTTCATGGCCGTTATGTATGTACAGCGAGAAAACCCAAATGTGGTAGCTGCATTATTGAAGACCTTTGTGAATATAAAGAAAAGACGGAAGATTAA